Proteins co-encoded in one Candidatus Binatus sp. genomic window:
- a CDS encoding ArsA family ATPase — protein MLNEILARRVLTVLGKGGVGKTTVSAALAKLAAMSGARALIMECDARAPLAATFGVAPSFMPTEVAPNLALMTLDGRAALEEYLRLVVPGRMLLKAVFASRLYQFFVQAAPGLRELMMLGKVYYEAGRTDAKLPGRSIIIVDAPASGQAMSLLKMPTAARSTFGDSVVGVEAGNISRMMRDRRSSAIIQVTTADSLSISETIETHASLSRIHLAPAAVLFNRTPRSGFDADDIAALKNRRGPHFRKKDLEHLAELARSELSRAADARKAIAKIRVETGGPVLEIAEHGGLSGIDLIDRIAAELALARSRENEPAAGATHRR, from the coding sequence ATGCTAAACGAAATCCTCGCACGACGCGTGTTGACCGTGCTCGGCAAGGGCGGAGTCGGCAAAACTACCGTCAGCGCCGCGCTCGCCAAGCTCGCCGCAATGTCGGGCGCGCGCGCACTGATTATGGAATGCGACGCGCGGGCGCCGTTGGCCGCGACCTTCGGCGTGGCGCCGTCGTTCATGCCCACGGAGGTCGCGCCCAATCTCGCGCTGATGACGCTCGACGGGCGCGCCGCGCTCGAGGAATATCTCCGGCTGGTGGTGCCGGGGAGGATGCTGCTGAAAGCGGTGTTCGCCAGCCGCCTCTATCAATTTTTCGTTCAAGCGGCGCCGGGGCTGCGCGAACTGATGATGCTCGGAAAGGTTTACTATGAAGCCGGGCGGACCGACGCCAAGCTGCCCGGCCGCAGCATTATAATCGTCGATGCGCCCGCCAGCGGCCAGGCGATGAGCCTGCTCAAGATGCCGACCGCGGCGCGCTCGACATTCGGCGACAGCGTGGTCGGGGTGGAAGCCGGCAACATTTCGCGGATGATGCGGGACCGGCGCAGTAGCGCAATCATCCAGGTCACGACCGCGGACAGTCTTTCGATATCGGAGACTATCGAGACTCACGCCAGTTTGAGCCGCATTCATCTCGCCCCGGCCGCCGTCCTTTTTAATCGAACGCCGCGATCCGGCTTCGACGCCGATGACATAGCGGCGCTGAAGAACCGCCGCGGACCCCATTTTCGAAAAAAAGACCTCGAGCATCTCGCCGAGCTGGCCAGGTCGGAGCTCAGTCGCGCGGCGGACGCGCGCAAGGCGATCGCAAAAATCCGGGTCGAGACCGGCGGTCCGGTGCTCGAAATCGCCGAGCACGGCGGTCTCTCGGGAATCGATCTCATCGATCGCATCGCCGCCGAGCTTGCCCTTGCCCGCAGTCGTGAAAATGAACCCGCGGCCGGCGCCACGCATCGGCGCTGA